The nucleotide window TGGCGCAGGAAAGCCTGCGCGCGCGGGTCCTTCGGCGCATCGAAGAACGCCCCTGGCGCGGCATCTTCCAGCAGCTTGCCGTGGTCGAAGAACAGCACCCGGTCCGCCACTTCGCGGGCAAAGCCCATTTCATGGGTGACGCAGACCATGGTCATGCCTTCCTGGGCCAAGGTCTTCATCACGTCCAGCACTTCGCCGACCATTTCCGGGTCAAGCGCCGAGGTCGGCTCGTCGAACAGCATCACTTTCGGGTCCATCGCCAGGGCACGGGCAATCGCCACGCGCTGTTGCTGACCGCCCGACAAGCGCGACGGGTACTCGTTGGCCTTCTGCGAAATACCCACCTTCTCCAGCAACGCCCGGGCCTTGGCTTCACGCTCGGCCTTGTTGCGCTTGCGCACCACCTTCTGCGCCAGGCACAGGTTTTCCAGCACGGTCATGTGCGGGAACAGGTTGAAGTGCTGGAACACCATGCCGACTTCGCGGCGGTAGGCGTTGATGTCGGTCTTCGGGTCGGCCAGTTGCAGGCCGTCGATGGCCACATGGCCTTGGTCGAAATGCTCCAGGCCGTT belongs to Pseudomonas putida NBRC 14164 and includes:
- a CDS encoding amino acid ABC transporter ATP-binding protein — protein: MIEVRDLLKVFDTRGQVVRAVDNVTTQVAKGEVVVVLGPSGSGKSTFLRCLNGLEHFDQGHVAIDGLQLADPKTDINAYRREVGMVFQHFNLFPHMTVLENLCLAQKVVRKRNKAEREAKARALLEKVGISQKANEYPSRLSGGQQQRVAIARALAMDPKVMLFDEPTSALDPEMVGEVLDVMKTLAQEGMTMVCVTHEMGFAREVADRVLFFDHGKLLEDAAPGAFFDAPKDPRAQAFLRQVL